A single region of the Oleispira antarctica RB-8 genome encodes:
- a CDS encoding probable RNA-binding protein — translation MKLLIRNLARTLTEEEVGALFAPFGEVAECSLVMDAKTGESKGFGFVVMPGPGNGKAAMKSLNATEIAGQIIRVKRAAEDT, via the coding sequence ATGAAATTATTAATCCGTAATCTTGCTCGTACTCTTACTGAAGAAGAAGTCGGGGCGTTATTTGCTCCGTTTGGTGAAGTGGCTGAATGCTCTTTAGTCATGGATGCAAAAACCGGTGAATCCAAAGGCTTTGGTTTTGTGGTAATGCCAGGACCTGGTAATGGTAAAGCTGCGATGAAGTCCTTGAATGCGACGGAGATTGCAGGCCAGATTATTCGTGTGAAGCGTGCTGCAGAAGATACATAA
- a CDS encoding sensor protein codes for MTTQSSLHSDKPIDQDINYWQRASRLESGRAEILRHVAQGDTLADILNLLCKKAEEYNPDMMCSVLALDEEHSTLHPIASTTLPNDYCAALEGVTIGLGVGSCGTAAFLKQRVVVEDINTHPYWAQYRALALGAGLQACWSEPIIGSAGKVFGTFAMYYAQPRSPIEEDIQFIETNANLAAIVFENNLTRKNLITANTLLSQTVDERNQQLMQTNAELSSVLVQQALDNSQSLKEEKLKTTKKLLVGFAHEINTPVGIAMTSTSFTLDIVDNVIAAINNNKLSRPQALKDLNDMKESLELTAKSLKKTALLIDQFREIDICFSDSNKSQFLVDELLQDFSDSIQPQLGAHTLSFEVEPETHCHSKSALWQVLSQLVDNSIEHGFKDLTSGSIGIHASQNQETLIINYQDNGIGISEQERNSVFEPFFSTQRESGKVGLGLNIINNTISNTYKGQIQLVDSPIGVRYEIIIPLSS; via the coding sequence ATGACGACTCAATCCTCTCTGCATTCAGATAAGCCCATTGATCAAGACATTAACTATTGGCAGCGCGCTAGCCGCTTAGAGTCAGGCCGAGCAGAGATATTGCGTCATGTTGCTCAAGGAGACACCCTTGCCGATATTTTGAATTTGCTTTGCAAGAAAGCAGAAGAGTACAACCCCGATATGATGTGTTCGGTATTAGCGCTAGATGAAGAACACTCAACACTTCATCCTATTGCATCAACAACATTGCCAAATGATTACTGTGCTGCGCTAGAAGGCGTAACTATTGGATTGGGCGTGGGTTCTTGTGGCACCGCAGCCTTCCTAAAACAGCGCGTCGTGGTTGAAGACATTAATACCCATCCTTATTGGGCTCAATATAGGGCGTTGGCCTTAGGCGCCGGATTACAAGCATGCTGGTCAGAACCCATTATAGGAAGTGCTGGCAAAGTTTTCGGTACCTTTGCTATGTATTACGCTCAACCCAGAAGTCCTATAGAAGAAGATATTCAATTTATCGAGACCAATGCCAACCTTGCGGCGATTGTTTTTGAAAATAACCTCACTCGTAAGAACTTGATTACCGCCAATACGCTATTGAGCCAAACCGTGGACGAGCGTAATCAACAGCTGATGCAAACCAACGCAGAGCTTTCTAGTGTTTTGGTACAGCAAGCACTGGATAATTCGCAGTCATTAAAAGAAGAAAAGTTAAAAACAACCAAAAAGCTATTAGTCGGGTTTGCTCATGAAATAAATACACCTGTTGGTATTGCCATGACCTCCACCAGTTTTACACTCGATATCGTTGATAATGTTATCGCCGCGATTAATAACAATAAGTTAAGTAGACCTCAAGCACTCAAAGACTTGAATGACATGAAAGAATCTCTTGAATTGACGGCAAAAAGCTTAAAGAAAACGGCCTTGCTCATCGATCAATTTAGAGAAATCGATATATGCTTTTCAGACAGTAATAAAAGTCAGTTTTTGGTTGATGAACTGCTACAAGATTTTAGCGATAGTATTCAGCCTCAACTAGGGGCGCATACGTTAAGCTTTGAAGTAGAGCCAGAAACACACTGCCACTCTAAAAGTGCACTTTGGCAAGTACTCTCACAGCTAGTCGACAATTCTATAGAGCACGGATTCAAAGATTTAACATCTGGCTCCATTGGTATACATGCCAGCCAAAATCAAGAAACACTGATTATAAACTACCAAGACAATGGTATTGGAATATCTGAACAAGAAAGAAACTCTGTTTTTGAACCCTTCTTTTCGACACAAAGAGAAAGTGGCAAGGTCGGCTTAGGTTTAAATATTATAAATAATACAATAAGCAATACTTACAAAGGTCAAATACAACTAGTGGATTCGCCGATTGGCGTACGCTATGAAATAATTATTCCACTTTCTTCATAG
- a CDS encoding Acetyl/propionyl-CoA carboxylase, alpha subunit: protein MNSIIKKTKGFTKVLVANRGEIAVRVIRSAQSLGYRTVAVFSEADANAPHVSIADEAICIGASAVGESYLVAEKLIAAAKKTGADAIHPGYGFLSENSAFAKACVDADIVFIGPRPDAIDLMGSKRHSKIAMIAAGVPCIPGYEGADQSDDALRNAAIEIGMPVMLKASAGGGGRGMRLVTDANDLDELIKSARSEALNAFGNGELIIEKAVMQPRHIEIQVFADSFGNTVYLGERDCSVQRRHQKVVEEAPSPFVNPAMRKSMGEAAVNAAKSCNYVGAGTVEFLADSDGNFYFLEMNTRLQVEHPVTELITGLDLVAMQLRVAAGDKLSISQEDVTLTGHAMEVRLYAEDPGANFIPQTGLLNLWQPASGDGVRIDSGIQQGQTISSFYDPMLAKIIAYGENREEARRRLVCAVEDSKLLGIKDNRAFLASILCNDTFIQGEATTAFIGDDFSQDPSLQPLAAQYREVALAASILSAIQSGSSGWQNNRTGSRIIKLSCEDQTFELALTAIENTITVDFVTEAADTNKESQAKEKQTIKIIEQSEDILKYVQDDVVRTVTYSQTKGVGDALGCNQVHLAASYGNLTFTDISLQSAKKNKGGSDQVLASMDGGMVDVMVKVGDVVNVGQTLAVLEAMKMEHPLKAGVAGTIAEVLIKAGDQVKGRQKLIQITASAAE from the coding sequence ATGAATTCTATTATTAAAAAAACGAAAGGCTTTACTAAAGTTCTCGTCGCTAACCGCGGCGAAATTGCAGTACGCGTTATTCGCTCTGCGCAATCGTTAGGTTATCGCACGGTTGCTGTATTTTCTGAAGCCGATGCAAATGCACCTCACGTTAGTATTGCCGATGAAGCCATTTGTATTGGTGCTTCTGCTGTTGGTGAAAGCTACTTAGTTGCAGAAAAATTAATTGCCGCAGCGAAGAAAACCGGTGCAGATGCAATTCACCCAGGTTACGGTTTCTTATCTGAAAACTCAGCTTTCGCCAAAGCTTGCGTGGATGCCGACATAGTATTCATTGGCCCGCGTCCCGATGCCATTGATTTAATGGGCAGCAAGCGTCATTCAAAAATAGCCATGATTGCGGCAGGTGTTCCTTGCATCCCTGGTTATGAAGGCGCTGATCAATCAGATGATGCATTAAGAAATGCTGCGATTGAAATCGGTATGCCTGTGATGCTAAAAGCCAGTGCAGGTGGTGGTGGCCGAGGCATGCGTCTAGTCACTGATGCGAATGACCTCGATGAATTGATTAAATCGGCACGTTCAGAAGCGTTGAATGCCTTTGGTAATGGTGAGCTAATTATTGAAAAAGCCGTGATGCAGCCGCGCCATATTGAGATTCAAGTCTTTGCCGATAGCTTTGGTAATACGGTTTATTTGGGCGAGCGTGATTGTTCAGTACAACGTCGTCATCAAAAAGTAGTGGAAGAAGCGCCATCGCCGTTTGTTAATCCTGCTATGCGTAAATCGATGGGAGAAGCAGCGGTTAATGCGGCTAAGTCTTGTAATTATGTCGGTGCAGGTACTGTTGAGTTTTTAGCGGATAGTGACGGTAACTTTTACTTTTTAGAGATGAATACGCGTTTGCAAGTTGAGCATCCGGTGACGGAATTAATCACGGGGTTAGATTTAGTGGCGATGCAGTTACGCGTTGCGGCGGGTGATAAATTATCGATCAGCCAAGAAGATGTGACGCTTACAGGTCATGCGATGGAAGTGCGTTTATACGCCGAAGATCCTGGCGCGAATTTTATCCCACAAACGGGTTTATTAAATCTGTGGCAACCGGCTTCTGGTGATGGTGTCCGCATCGACTCCGGTATTCAGCAAGGACAAACAATCAGTTCGTTTTATGATCCAATGCTGGCAAAAATTATTGCGTACGGTGAAAACCGAGAAGAAGCGCGTCGCCGTTTAGTGTGCGCCGTGGAAGACAGTAAGTTATTAGGTATTAAAGATAATCGTGCATTCTTAGCGTCTATTTTATGCAACGATACCTTTATTCAAGGTGAAGCAACGACCGCGTTTATCGGTGACGATTTTAGTCAAGATCCGAGCTTACAGCCGTTGGCCGCGCAGTATCGTGAAGTGGCGCTGGCCGCGAGTATTTTATCGGCAATCCAGTCAGGATCTTCTGGTTGGCAGAATAATAGAACGGGTAGCCGTATTATTAAATTGTCGTGTGAAGATCAAACCTTTGAACTTGCATTAACGGCGATTGAAAATACGATTACAGTTGATTTTGTTACTGAAGCTGCAGATACAAACAAAGAGTCGCAAGCTAAGGAAAAACAAACGATTAAGATAATTGAGCAATCTGAAGATATTTTAAAGTATGTGCAGGATGATGTCGTTCGCACGGTTACCTACAGTCAAACAAAAGGGGTAGGCGATGCGTTAGGTTGTAATCAAGTTCACTTAGCCGCGAGTTATGGAAATTTAACCTTTACCGATATTAGCTTGCAGTCGGCGAAGAAAAACAAAGGTGGATCAGATCAGGTATTAGCCTCGATGGATGGTGGTATGGTTGATGTCATGGTAAAGGTCGGTGATGTGGTAAACGTTGGCCAGACGTTAGCTGTTTTAGAAGCTATGAAAATGGAGCATCCGCTGAAAGCAGGCGTCGCTGGCACGATAGCCGAAGTATTAATAAAGGCAGGTGATCAAGTAAAAGGTCGACAGAAATTAATTCAGATTACAGCTTCAGCCGCTGAATAA
- a CDS encoding Acetyl-CoA carboxylase, whose product MAILTSEIATHSEEFANNCAAMQIAIDEFRSVETKVLEKAEQAKEKFRKRGKLLPRERLNLLLDGGSNFLELCSLAGLKMHDDKDGSGAGGGIIAGIGYVAGARCMIQVNNSAIKGGTISPAGLDKTLRIQEIARANKLPIITLAESGGANLQYATDVFVPGAQAFANQARLSAAGIPQITVVHGNATAGGAYQPGLSDFIIAVRNKTKMFLAGPPLLKAATGEIATDEELGGAELHAYEAGTADYLAEDDADGVRIAREVMAGLPWNDQVSPRTEKVYEEPLYNADELLGVVPCDSKKPYDVREVVARIADGSEFQDFKPDFDIQTVCGFIKVAGHAVGIIGNNGPITAKGANKAAQFIQLCDQNQVSLLFLHNTTGFMVGTESEKSGIIKHGSKMLQSVANARVPKISIVIGGSYGAGNYAMCGRGLDPRFIFAWPNSKTAVMGGAQAGKVLRIVTEEKQLKMGQVPDEKMLDQIEQMTAAKLEAGSTALFGTARIWDDGLIDPRDTRKLLVMLLDMCDEEKHRCLQGNSFGVSRF is encoded by the coding sequence ATGGCTATTTTAACTTCAGAAATTGCAACCCATAGCGAAGAGTTTGCCAATAATTGTGCTGCAATGCAGATTGCGATTGATGAGTTTCGTTCGGTAGAGACCAAGGTGTTAGAAAAAGCTGAGCAAGCTAAAGAAAAATTTCGCAAGCGTGGAAAGCTTTTACCGCGTGAGCGTTTAAACCTTTTATTAGACGGCGGTTCTAACTTTTTAGAATTATGCTCTCTTGCGGGTTTGAAGATGCACGATGATAAGGATGGCAGCGGAGCGGGTGGCGGCATTATCGCGGGCATCGGTTATGTCGCGGGTGCGCGTTGCATGATTCAGGTGAATAATAGCGCAATTAAAGGCGGAACTATTTCTCCTGCTGGCTTGGATAAAACATTACGCATTCAAGAAATTGCTCGTGCAAATAAATTACCGATTATTACGTTGGCAGAATCGGGCGGTGCAAACTTGCAGTACGCCACAGATGTTTTTGTTCCGGGTGCGCAGGCATTTGCTAACCAAGCGCGTTTATCAGCCGCAGGTATTCCACAGATTACGGTGGTGCATGGTAATGCGACTGCGGGTGGTGCTTATCAGCCGGGCCTTTCTGATTTTATTATTGCGGTTAGAAATAAAACAAAAATGTTTTTAGCTGGGCCACCTTTATTGAAAGCGGCAACGGGCGAGATCGCTACGGACGAAGAATTGGGTGGCGCAGAGTTACATGCTTATGAAGCGGGTACGGCGGATTATTTAGCGGAAGATGATGCGGACGGTGTACGTATTGCTCGTGAAGTGATGGCAGGTCTGCCGTGGAATGATCAAGTATCTCCGCGCACAGAAAAGGTTTATGAGGAGCCGCTTTATAATGCTGATGAATTATTAGGGGTTGTTCCTTGTGATTCTAAGAAACCTTACGATGTGCGTGAAGTGGTTGCGCGCATTGCGGATGGCTCTGAGTTTCAAGATTTTAAGCCAGATTTTGATATTCAAACGGTGTGCGGATTTATTAAAGTTGCTGGTCATGCAGTGGGTATTATTGGTAACAATGGTCCTATTACAGCAAAGGGCGCAAATAAAGCGGCGCAGTTTATTCAGTTGTGCGATCAGAACCAGGTGTCTCTTTTGTTTTTGCATAATACCACGGGTTTTATGGTGGGTACTGAGTCTGAGAAGAGCGGCATCATTAAGCACGGTTCTAAAATGCTGCAGTCGGTTGCCAATGCGCGCGTGCCTAAGATTTCGATTGTGATTGGTGGTTCTTACGGTGCGGGTAATTATGCGATGTGTGGTCGTGGTTTGGATCCAAGATTTATTTTTGCTTGGCCAAATAGCAAGACGGCGGTGATGGGTGGTGCGCAGGCGGGTAAAGTTTTACGCATTGTGACGGAAGAGAAGCAGCTGAAAATGGGTCAGGTACCTGACGAGAAGATGCTTGATCAGATTGAGCAGATGACAGCGGCGAAGTTAGAAGCAGGTTCTACTGCGTTGTTTGGTACGGCCCGTATTTGGGATGACGGTTTAATCGATCCACGCGATACGCGTAAGTTGTTGGTGATGCTATTAGACATGTGTGATGAAGAAAAGCATCGCTGTCTTCAGGGGAATAGTTTTGGTGTATCGCGGTTTTAA
- the ech gene encoding Enoyl-CoA hydratase, with product MSQQEFETLIVQDHNPVLRVILNRPKLANAMNLVMVNELMAVMEKVEQENYRVLIISGGNGNFCAGGDIKDMQSAGADKKALIELNRAFGHMITKANHLPCAVICALEGAVLGGGFGLACVSDLAIAVEKTQFGLPETSLGIIPAQIAPFVVQRIGLTQTRRLALFGNRIKAQEALNLGLIHQVVENNDQLEDSVMQAIKLALKCAPQASQTTKALIHNVGEQDLDSLLDQAANNFADAVMGEGREGGAAFMQKRSPAWADVALVSEHAIKEKTS from the coding sequence ATGAGCCAACAAGAATTTGAAACACTGATAGTACAAGATCACAATCCGGTATTACGTGTCATTTTAAACCGCCCGAAACTGGCCAATGCCATGAATCTTGTCATGGTGAATGAACTCATGGCAGTAATGGAAAAAGTTGAACAAGAAAACTACCGCGTATTAATTATTAGTGGTGGTAATGGCAACTTTTGTGCGGGCGGAGATATTAAAGACATGCAATCAGCGGGTGCTGATAAGAAGGCTTTAATTGAACTCAATCGTGCCTTTGGTCACATGATCACTAAAGCTAATCACCTTCCTTGTGCTGTTATTTGTGCATTAGAAGGTGCCGTATTAGGTGGTGGTTTTGGTTTGGCTTGTGTTTCCGATTTAGCGATCGCCGTTGAGAAAACTCAATTTGGTTTACCAGAAACCTCGTTAGGCATTATTCCTGCACAAATTGCTCCGTTTGTCGTGCAGCGCATTGGCTTAACTCAAACCCGCCGCTTAGCCTTATTCGGCAATCGTATCAAAGCACAAGAAGCGTTGAACCTTGGCTTGATTCATCAGGTTGTAGAAAATAACGATCAGCTAGAAGACTCCGTTATGCAAGCCATTAAACTTGCACTTAAATGCGCACCACAAGCATCGCAAACTACTAAAGCTTTAATTCATAATGTCGGTGAGCAAGACCTTGATTCGTTATTAGATCAAGCGGCTAATAATTTTGCTGATGCCGTGATGGGTGAGGGGCGTGAAGGTGGTGCTGCGTTTATGCAAAAACGATCACCCGCTTGGGCAGATGTTGCATTGGTATCAGAGCACGCCATAAAGGAAAAAACATCATGA
- a CDS encoding Integral membrane protein MviN, which produces MSEPMPEPNSELKPEARSEARPKTSLVKSSSIVSIMTLLSRVLGLVRDVVVAQYFGARADAFFVAFKIPNFLRRLFAEGAFSVAFVPVLSEYKSQRSVAEVKLLIASVSGVLGLALFLVTILALLLAPWLPYVFAPGFSGDAEKFALTGNLLRITFPYLLFISLTAFAGSILNAYGRFAIPAFTPVLLNVCLIFSTLVMTSWFIEPLYALAWGVFMAGALQLLFQLPFIARLGLLVRPTYQPKQEGVGRILKLMGPALFGVSVSQINLLLDTLLASFLEPGSVSWLYYSDRLNNLPLGIFAIAIGVVILPALSKKHAENNSNHFAQTLDWAARMIFLLALPAALALVVLATPLMATIFFHGEITPYDIGKMTLSLQAYGIGLFAFMLIKVLAPGYYARQDTKTPVKIGIQAMVVNMVLNLALVGPFQHAGLALATSLSAFFNAYMLYRGLKATGHYKAQPGWLGFAFKVLIANVALFVVMYFMMGDAQQWLEWGTWQRIGWMSAIVGAGIGVYFVTLVVFGLRPRHLKGARF; this is translated from the coding sequence ATGTCAGAACCCATGCCCGAACCTAATTCTGAACTAAAACCTGAAGCAAGGTCTGAAGCTAGACCTAAGACCTCATTAGTTAAGTCTTCTAGTATCGTCAGTATCATGACGCTGCTAAGTCGCGTTTTGGGCTTGGTGCGGGATGTCGTGGTGGCGCAGTATTTTGGTGCTCGCGCGGATGCTTTTTTTGTTGCGTTTAAAATCCCTAATTTCTTGCGCCGCTTGTTTGCCGAAGGGGCTTTTTCGGTCGCTTTTGTTCCGGTTCTGTCTGAGTACAAGTCGCAGCGCAGTGTTGCGGAAGTTAAACTGCTCATTGCCAGTGTTTCTGGGGTCTTGGGGCTTGCGCTGTTTTTGGTTACTATTCTGGCGCTATTATTAGCACCTTGGTTACCATATGTGTTTGCGCCGGGTTTTAGTGGCGACGCCGAGAAGTTTGCGTTAACGGGTAATTTATTAAGAATTACGTTCCCGTATTTATTATTTATTTCCCTCACGGCATTTGCGGGCAGCATCTTAAATGCTTATGGCCGTTTTGCGATACCCGCCTTTACCCCTGTGCTACTGAATGTTTGCCTGATATTTTCTACCCTGGTGATGACGAGTTGGTTTATTGAGCCTTTATACGCTTTGGCGTGGGGCGTATTTATGGCCGGAGCGCTGCAGTTACTGTTTCAATTGCCGTTTATTGCGCGCTTGGGTTTGCTAGTGCGACCGACGTATCAGCCTAAACAAGAGGGCGTAGGTCGTATTCTTAAATTGATGGGGCCTGCGTTATTTGGGGTTTCTGTTAGTCAGATTAATTTATTACTCGATACTTTATTAGCCTCTTTCTTAGAGCCTGGCAGTGTCAGTTGGTTGTATTACTCCGATCGTTTGAATAACTTGCCGTTGGGCATCTTTGCGATTGCCATTGGCGTGGTTATTTTGCCTGCGTTGTCGAAAAAGCATGCCGAAAATAATTCAAATCATTTTGCTCAAACTCTAGATTGGGCAGCACGGATGATCTTCTTGTTAGCCTTGCCAGCGGCTTTGGCGTTAGTGGTATTAGCGACACCTTTAATGGCAACGATCTTCTTCCACGGTGAAATCACTCCGTATGACATCGGCAAGATGACATTAAGTTTGCAAGCGTATGGCATTGGTTTGTTCGCTTTTATGCTTATTAAGGTCTTGGCGCCGGGTTACTACGCCCGCCAAGATACTAAAACTCCGGTGAAAATTGGTATTCAAGCCATGGTCGTCAATATGGTGTTGAACCTTGCATTAGTGGGCCCGTTTCAACATGCAGGCCTTGCGTTAGCGACTTCGTTATCTGCTTTTTTTAATGCTTATATGCTCTATCGTGGTCTAAAGGCGACAGGGCACTACAAGGCTCAACCCGGTTGGCTTGGTTTTGCTTTTAAGGTGCTGATCGCTAACGTAGCTTTGTTTGTGGTGATGTATTTTATGATGGGTGACGCTCAACAGTGGCTGGAATGGGGTACTTGGCAACGTATTGGTTGGATGTCAGCGATTGTAGGTGCTGGTATAGGTGTTTATTTTGTCACTTTGGTGGTTTTTGGGTTAAGGCCTAGGCATCTGAAAGGAGCTCGCTTTTAA
- a CDS encoding Enoyl-CoA hydratase/isomerase (Putative) produces MSLMSLRNEGKVAIISMDNGKNANNLEFSRQLLSLLKQAEEEKSNKALILTSSDEKNWSQGIDVPWMMGSIQSGNHDDVKEFLHTMDACYTVMMQYPMPIIAAINGHTFGNACVLACACDFRFMRSDRGFFCFPEVDMGVPFLPGLMDVILKAMPIYRFNEMILSGRRLSAEELKADKVIDQSFEGADALFEGALAYAKTFTKGRAIFSEHKRRLHKSAIDALAEKNPPMIDAMKVLL; encoded by the coding sequence ATGTCTTTAATGAGTTTACGCAACGAAGGTAAGGTTGCGATTATATCTATGGATAATGGCAAGAACGCCAATAACCTAGAATTTTCCCGTCAGCTTTTAAGCTTGTTAAAACAAGCGGAAGAAGAAAAAAGTAATAAAGCACTTATCCTTACTTCAAGTGACGAAAAAAATTGGAGTCAAGGAATTGATGTGCCTTGGATGATGGGCAGTATTCAAAGTGGAAATCATGATGACGTAAAAGAATTCCTACATACTATGGATGCGTGTTACACCGTGATGATGCAATATCCAATGCCGATTATTGCTGCGATTAATGGTCATACTTTTGGTAATGCGTGTGTTCTTGCTTGTGCTTGTGATTTTCGTTTTATGCGATCGGATCGTGGCTTTTTCTGTTTCCCAGAAGTTGATATGGGTGTTCCATTTCTGCCGGGTTTGATGGATGTGATTTTAAAAGCGATGCCGATATATCGCTTTAATGAAATGATACTCTCAGGACGACGACTGTCAGCAGAAGAATTAAAAGCAGATAAGGTCATCGATCAATCATTTGAAGGGGCTGATGCTTTGTTTGAAGGCGCTTTAGCGTATGCTAAAACCTTTACCAAGGGACGCGCTATTTTTTCTGAACATAAACGTCGGTTACATAAGTCTGCGATTGATGCTTTGGCAGAAAAAAATCCACCTATGATCGATGCGATGAAAGTACTGTTATAA
- a CDS encoding Acyl-CoA dehydrogenase (acadm/fadE), probable yields the protein MILTQEHKEIQRTVRNFVDNEINPYIEQWEKDGIFPAKELFKKMGDLGLLGISKPESAGGMGLDFSYEMAAAEEFGGIICGGVPMAIGVQTCMATPALARFGSDYIKETFLAPAVAGDMVACIGVSEPGAGSDVAAIKTTAVKDGDDYIINGTKMWITNSTQADFICLLANTSDDKAHKNKSLIVVPMDLAGVSLSDKLDKLGMRSSDTAQVFFDNVRVPQKNLIGSEGAGFMMQMMQFQEERMYVAAMSLKSMEICVDTTIGYCRERETFGQPLINNQVIHFRMAELQTEIEALRCMVYQACEGYLNKEDMTRLASMAKLKSGRLVREVADSCIQYWGGMGFMWDNVVARFYRDNRLASIGGGADEIMIGIICKYMDILPKKRK from the coding sequence ATGATCCTGACTCAAGAACATAAAGAAATTCAAAGAACTGTACGCAATTTTGTAGATAACGAAATTAATCCGTATATAGAACAGTGGGAAAAAGACGGTATTTTCCCAGCAAAAGAACTGTTCAAGAAAATGGGCGATTTGGGTTTGTTGGGTATTTCTAAGCCTGAGTCTGCTGGTGGAATGGGGTTAGACTTTTCTTATGAGATGGCGGCAGCGGAAGAATTTGGCGGCATTATCTGTGGTGGTGTTCCCATGGCGATTGGTGTGCAGACCTGTATGGCGACGCCTGCGCTGGCACGCTTTGGTAGTGACTATATTAAAGAAACCTTTTTAGCACCTGCGGTTGCTGGTGACATGGTGGCATGTATTGGCGTGAGTGAGCCGGGTGCGGGATCTGATGTTGCTGCGATTAAAACGACGGCGGTAAAAGATGGCGATGATTACATCATCAATGGTACAAAAATGTGGATTACTAATTCCACCCAGGCCGATTTTATTTGTTTATTAGCCAATACCTCTGACGACAAGGCGCATAAAAATAAATCATTAATTGTTGTACCAATGGATTTAGCTGGCGTAAGTCTTTCAGATAAACTCGATAAACTCGGTATGCGTTCTTCTGATACTGCACAGGTATTTTTCGACAATGTTCGAGTGCCGCAGAAAAACCTAATTGGTAGTGAAGGGGCTGGCTTCATGATGCAAATGATGCAGTTCCAAGAAGAACGTATGTACGTTGCAGCCATGTCATTAAAGTCGATGGAAATTTGTGTTGATACCACGATTGGCTATTGTCGTGAGCGTGAAACGTTTGGCCAGCCGCTGATTAATAATCAAGTAATTCATTTCCGTATGGCCGAACTGCAAACAGAAATTGAAGCACTGCGTTGCATGGTTTATCAAGCGTGTGAAGGGTATTTGAATAAAGAAGATATGACGCGCTTAGCCTCTATGGCGAAATTAAAATCAGGTCGCTTGGTGCGTGAAGTGGCCGATAGTTGTATTCAGTATTGGGGTGGTATGGGCTTTATGTGGGATAACGTGGTAGCGCGTTTCTACCGCGATAACCGTTTGGCTTCTATCGGTGGTGGTGCAGATGAAATTATGATCGGCATTATTTGTAAATACATGGATATTTTACCTAAAAAGCGCAAATAG
- a CDS encoding Short-chain dehydrogenase/reductase SDR family protein produces the protein MSSLKNKTIIITGASRGIGREVALACAAEGANIVIAAKSDQPHPKLDGTIHSVVKEVEEAGGQGLAVKVDVRSEEDIDNLIKLTVEKFGGIDAIINNAGAIALSGVESTPLKKLDLMMQVNFRAVFLLSQKALPYLKKSENGHILSFSPPLDLDRRWMRNHSPYTLTKYGMSMLTMGMSDEFKRYGIAVNALWPRTVIHTAATSFGGKQSFDRARGPKIMANAAFALLKTENRAITGQLLIDEDFLRIQGVEDFEQYRANPESDKTDLMPDLFVQDADAYVRGTVPPLAGLIGE, from the coding sequence ATGAGTTCATTGAAAAATAAAACCATCATCATTACAGGCGCTAGCCGTGGAATCGGACGTGAAGTAGCTTTGGCGTGTGCGGCCGAAGGCGCAAACATTGTGATCGCGGCTAAGTCTGATCAGCCACATCCAAAATTGGACGGTACGATTCATTCGGTGGTGAAAGAAGTTGAAGAAGCGGGTGGTCAAGGTCTTGCCGTTAAAGTTGATGTGCGCAGTGAAGAAGACATTGATAACTTAATTAAGTTAACCGTAGAAAAATTTGGTGGCATCGATGCGATTATTAATAACGCAGGCGCGATCGCTTTATCTGGGGTTGAGTCAACGCCGTTAAAGAAACTTGATTTGATGATGCAAGTGAATTTTCGTGCGGTATTTTTATTAAGCCAGAAAGCATTACCGTATTTGAAAAAATCAGAAAATGGTCACATCTTAAGTTTCTCACCTCCGTTAGATTTAGATCGTCGTTGGATGCGTAATCACTCACCGTATACATTAACCAAATACGGCATGTCGATGTTGACGATGGGTATGTCGGATGAATTTAAGCGTTATGGCATTGCGGTAAACGCGCTATGGCCTCGCACAGTTATTCATACTGCCGCGACGTCTTTTGGTGGTAAGCAGTCCTTTGATCGCGCTCGTGGCCCTAAAATAATGGCGAATGCGGCGTTTGCATTATTAAAAACTGAAAACCGTGCAATCACGGGGCAGTTATTAATAGACGAAGATTTCTTACGTATTCAGGGGGTGGAAGATTTCGAACAATATCGTGCGAATCCTGAGAGTGATAAAACAGATCTGATGCCTGATTTGTTTGTACAAGACGCTGATGCTTATGTTCGTGGTACAGTGCCTCCTTTAGCGGGTTTGATTGGCGAATAA